The following are encoded together in the Glycine max cultivar Williams 82 chromosome 8, Glycine_max_v4.0, whole genome shotgun sequence genome:
- the LOC100792767 gene encoding uncharacterized protein, with product MATQPNSPPPPPPSIGVASHSPSPPLKRTRKASCLRSLATRPVGAERPLVHEDPATEKADGPHNKKLRTYLGIVARDKVDVTYENWKHVPITQKDLIWEDIQAEFDIPKASNVRKKKKILQTVGERWRQFKSDLTSKWVLAADKDSVDDIVCKMYDISKEKWTQFCQSRRDPSWEDVRKKAQAIQKQNTAPHMMSRWGYEYLEKKLIDEKRKKKLEKATQSESTDTVIDPPSPIKRHVKWKLARTKETGDMTSEAAKEIVDKIDALEEQASQGYFVTHGRHDILTDAIG from the exons ATGGCTACACAGCCAAACTCTCCtccgcctcctcctccttctatTGGTGTAGCATCGCATTCGCCATCACCACCATTGAAGCGGACTAGAAAGGCCTCATGCCTAAGATCATTGGCGACTAGACCAGTTGGGGCAGAGAGACCCCTGGTCCATGAGGATCCTGCTACCGAAAAAGCAGATGGTCCCCACaacaagaaattaagaacatatttggggatcgttgctcgtgataaggtggatgtcACATACGAAAATTGGAAGCATGTTCCTATtactcagaaggatttgatatgggaggatattcag gctgaatttgatatccctaaAGCATCTAatgtaaggaaaaaaaagaaaatacttcagactGTGGGGGAGCGGTGGAGACAATTTAAGTCTGATTTGACGTCGAAATGGGTACTTGCAGCTGATAAGGATAGTGTCGATGACATTGTATGCAAAATGTacgacattagcaaggagaaatggacccaattttgtcagagccgcagagacccttcatgggag GATGTTCGAAAAAAAGCACAAGCCatccaaaaacaaaacactGCCCCTCACATGATGTCTCGttggggttatgaatatttagaaaagaaattgatcgatgagaagagaaagaaaaaactagagAAAGCTACTCAATCCGAAAGCACTGACACCGTcattgatcctccatctcccatcaaacgacacgtgaagtggaagctAGCCCGTACCAAGGAAACTGGTGACATGACATCTGAGGCAGCAAAAGAAATTGTtgacaagatt GATGCGCTTGAGGAGCAGGCCTCACAGGGTTACTTTGTTACCCATGGACGTCATGATATACTGACTGATGCCATTGGGTGA